The following are encoded in a window of Arvicanthis niloticus isolate mArvNil1 chromosome 1, mArvNil1.pat.X, whole genome shotgun sequence genomic DNA:
- the Chp2 gene encoding LOW QUALITY PROTEIN: calcineurin B homologous protein 2 (The sequence of the model RefSeq protein was modified relative to this genomic sequence to represent the inferred CDS: inserted 1 base in 1 codon; deleted 2 bases in 2 codons; substituted 2 bases at 2 genomic stop codons), translating to MGSRSSHVALIPDVDHISQRVRAVSMVEREVTDENKPLVPRPHPLGRGFLQRTQGTRDLAIKIWSPLRAHLHLLLSAVSQASLLRLYHRPSLDREEKGFLSRLDLQQIGALAVNPLGDRIIDSFFPNGSQRVYFAGFARVLAYFRPIDEEDATLRDPKQPEPXTAEXNKLRFAFQLYDLDRDGKISXNEMLQVLRLMVGVQVTDEQLESITDRTVQEADEDGDGAVSFLEFTKSLEKMNIEQKMSIRILK from the exons ATGGGTTCACGGAGCTCTCATGTCGCGCTCATTCCCGACGTGGACCACATTTCGCAGAGAGTACGGGCTGTGAGTAT GGTAGAGAGGGAGGTTACAGATGAAAATAAGCCTCTTGTTCCCCGCCCACATCCCCTGGGCCGGGGGTTTTTGCAGCGCACCCAAGGCACACGAGATCTAGCAATAAAGATCTGGAGTCCTCTGCGGGCTCAtctccacctccttctctccGCAGTCTCGCAAGCCAGCCTGCTCCGTCTCTATCATCGGCCAAGCCTGGACAGGGAGGAAAAGGGCTTCCTGAG CCGCCTAGACCTCCAGCAGATCGGAGCGCTGGCTGTGAACCCCCTGGGTGACCGCATTATAGACAGCTTCTTCCCCAACGG GAGTCAGAGAGTGTATTTCGCAGGCTTTGCCAGGGTCCTGGCTTAT TTTCGACCTATAGATGAAGAAGATGCCACACTCCGAGACCCCAAGCAACCTGAACCCTAAACAGCAGAATGAAACAAACTGCGAT ttgCATTTCAGCTCTATGATCTGGATCGGGATGGGAAAATCT AGAATGAAATGCTACAG GTTCTCCGCCTCATGGTTGGGGTCCAGGTG ACCGATGAGCAGTTGGAGAGCATCACAGACCGCACAGTGCAGGAAGCTGATGAAGATGGGGATGGGGCCGTGTCCTTCCTGGAGTTCACCAAG TCCTTAGAGAAGATGAACATCGAACAAAAGATGAGCATCCGGATCCTGAAGTGA